A genomic segment from Taeniopygia guttata chromosome 36, bTaeGut7.mat, whole genome shotgun sequence encodes:
- the LOC140681464 gene encoding olfactory receptor 14J1-like, whose product MSNSSSISHFLLLALADTRQLQLLHFCLFLGISLAALLGNGLIISAVACGHHLHTPMFFFLLNLALSDLGSICTTVPKAMHSLLWDKSTISYTGCAAQLFFFVIFISAEYFFLTIMCYDRYVSICKPLHYGTLLGSRACAHMAAAAWASASLYSLLHTANTFSLPLCHGNAVDQFFCEIPQILKLSCSKSYLRELGFLVFSIFLAFCCFVFIVFSYVQIFRAVLRIPSEQGRHKAFSTCLPHLAVVSLFISTGVFNYLKPPSMSSPSLDLALSVLYSVVPPALNPLIYSLRKQELKAAVRRLMTGCFQKH is encoded by the coding sequence atgtccaacagcagctccatcagccacttcctcctgctggcactggcagacacgcggcagctgcagctcctgcacttctgcctcttcctgggcatctccctggctgccctcctgggcaacggcctcatcatcagcgccgtagcctgcggccaccacctgcacacgcccatgttcttcttcctgctcaacctggccctcagcgacctgggctccatctgcaccactgtccccaaagccatgcacagtTTGCTCTGGGACAAGAGCACaatctcctacacaggatgtgctgcacagctttttttttttgtcattttcatcTCGGCAGAGTATTTTTTCCTGACtatcatgtgctacgaccgctacgtgtccatctgcaaacccctgcactacgggaccctcctgggcagcagagcttgtgcccacatggcagcagctgcctgggccagtgcctcactctattcactgctgcacacagccaatacattttccctgcccctgtgccatggcaatgccgtggaccagttcttctgtgaaatcccccagatcctcaaactctcctgctccaaatcctatctcagaGAACTTGggtttcttgtgttttctatatttttagcattttgttgttttgtgttcatagttttctcctatgtgcagatcttcagggctgtgctgaggatcccctctgagcagggacggcacaaagccttttccacctgcctccctcacctggccgtggtctctctgtttaTCAGCACTGGTGTATTTAACTACCTAAAGCCTCCctcgatgtcctccccatccctggatctggccctgtcagttctgtactcggtggtgcctccagccctgaaccccctcatctacagcctgaggaagcaggagctcaaggctgcagtgaggagactgatgactggatgctttcagaaacattaa